In the Colwellia sp. 20A7 genome, one interval contains:
- a CDS encoding lysozyme inhibitor LprI family protein, with protein sequence MIKNKQISSALLITHLLLSDPVYAHNALDECKKVEQTPKSQLHCLDRLKLALEHELQTSINTHVLNLEEKITPTWRPAALKLFRRSESDFLSFREHECRWQYFATPPEQSAKITYKQCYILITQNRIDQLSKIL encoded by the coding sequence ATGATTAAAAACAAACAAATCTCAAGTGCTTTACTAATTACGCATCTATTACTTTCTGATCCTGTCTACGCTCATAATGCGTTAGATGAATGCAAAAAGGTAGAGCAAACACCTAAAAGTCAGTTACATTGTCTTGATAGGCTAAAATTAGCACTTGAACATGAATTGCAAACATCTATCAATACTCATGTTTTAAATTTAGAAGAAAAAATAACACCAACATGGCGTCCTGCAGCGTTAAAGCTATTCAGACGTTCAGAAAGCGACTTTCTTTCTTTTCGAGAACATGAGTGTCGATGGCAATATTTTGCAACCCCGCCAGAACAAAGTGCAAAAATAACCTATAAACAGTGTTATATATTAATCACTCAGAACCGTATTGATCAATTAAGTAAAATATTGTAA
- a CDS encoding IS3 family transposase (programmed frameshift), translating into MTTRKKYSKEFKLDAISLVRDQNISISEASRNLGIGNQMLGRWIKEAENEDGQAFRGNGKLTPDQEENRQLKAQVKRLEMEPRYIKKSDGLLCKRNEVKYSFITHHKKIWSVVLMCRVLGVKTNNYYSYQKRNTSKKNNATHQEMIELIKDIAKFSDNTYGERRIKAVLNALSFPISRWKVAKLMKEANVWVRYKKKYKVTTNSDHNKPLYKNELEQNFTTEQANQAFVGDITYIWTAEGWLYLAVVIDLYSRKVVGWSMGSRMKAQLVCDALTMAIWQRSPEKGLIVHSDQGVQYASHQYRQLLNNNGFIGSMSKKGCCWDNAVAESFFGSLKQERVHWKNYETRYEAQQDIMNYITMWYNSNRLHSYLGYQSPNDFELKINELEKVA; encoded by the exons ATGACAACACGTAAAAAATATTCCAAGGAATTTAAACTTGATGCTATCTCTTTAGTCAGAGATCAAAACATTAGTATTTCTGAAGCTAGCAGGAATCTAGGGATTGGAAATCAAATGCTCGGCCGCTGGATCAAAGAAGCTGAAAATGAAGATGGTCAAGCTTTTCGAGGTAATGGAAAACTGACACCCGATCAAGAAGAAAATCGTCAATTAAAAGCGCAAGTCAAACGCCTAGAAATGGAGC CGCGATATATTAAAAAAAGCGACGGTCTTCTTTGCAAAAGAAACGAAGTAAAATATTCGTTTATTACCCATCATAAGAAGATCTGGTCAGTGGTATTAATGTGCCGCGTATTGGGCGTGAAAACTAATAATTATTATAGTTATCAGAAACGTAATACAAGTAAAAAAAATAATGCAACACATCAAGAAATGATTGAGTTAATAAAGGATATTGCCAAATTCAGTGACAATACTTATGGCGAAAGGCGTATTAAAGCGGTACTGAATGCTTTGAGTTTTCCTATCAGTCGATGGAAAGTAGCCAAATTAATGAAAGAGGCAAATGTTTGGGTTCGCTATAAAAAGAAATATAAAGTCACTACTAATAGTGATCATAATAAGCCACTTTATAAAAATGAACTTGAACAAAACTTTACCACAGAGCAAGCAAATCAAGCATTTGTCGGTGATATTACTTACATTTGGACAGCAGAAGGTTGGCTCTATTTAGCCGTTGTTATTGACTTGTACTCTCGTAAAGTTGTTGGTTGGAGCATGGGGTCGAGAATGAAAGCTCAACTTGTCTGTGATGCACTAACAATGGCTATTTGGCAAAGAAGCCCTGAGAAAGGACTTATTGTTCATTCCGATCAAGGTGTTCAATACGCAAGCCACCAGTATAGACAATTACTCAATAACAATGGCTTTATTGGTAGTATGAGTAAGAAGGGTTGCTGTTGGGATAATGCCGTTGCCGAAAGCTTCTTTGGCAGCCTAAAGCAAGAGCGTGTCCACTGGAAAAATTATGAAACACGCTATGAAGCTCAACAAGATATAATGAATTACATAACCATGTGGTACAACAGTAACCGACTACACTCTTACTTAGGGTATCAAAGCCCTAATGATTTTGAATTGAAAATTAATGAGTTAGAAAAAGTAGCTTAA
- a CDS encoding YciI family protein codes for MFYLIYSEDVINSLEKRLSVRELHLARLTDLQSEGRLLVAGPCPAIDSNDPGAAGFTGSLIIAEFDNLEAAQQWADADPYIAAGVYEKVTVKPYKKVLPN; via the coding sequence ATGTTTTATTTAATATATAGTGAAGACGTTATTAATAGTTTAGAAAAACGATTATCAGTAAGAGAGCTTCACTTAGCGCGTTTAACCGATCTACAAAGTGAGGGACGTTTATTAGTTGCTGGCCCATGCCCAGCCATTGATAGTAACGATCCAGGGGCCGCTGGTTTTACTGGTTCATTAATTATTGCTGAATTTGACAATTTGGAAGCAGCACAACAATGGGCAGATGCTGATCCTTACATTGCGGCGGGTGTTTATGAAAAAGTCACTGTTAAGCCTTATAAAAAAGTATTACCTAACTGA
- the yfaE gene encoding class I ribonucleotide reductase maintenance protein YfaE: MSVSSKPSIKSAPNISVNDKVIAFTEPKQTLLECLEHAGVEVHYHCRDGFCGACRVTLTSGEVNYPEGEPLAYIGENEILPCCCIPVTNISVEIDE, encoded by the coding sequence ATGTCTGTTTCAAGTAAACCCTCTATAAAGTCAGCACCTAATATTAGTGTAAATGATAAGGTGATTGCGTTTACCGAGCCAAAACAGACTTTATTAGAATGCTTAGAGCACGCAGGTGTTGAGGTTCATTATCATTGTCGAGATGGATTTTGCGGAGCCTGTCGTGTCACATTAACCTCAGGAGAGGTAAACTACCCTGAAGGTGAACCGCTTGCCTATATTGGTGAAAATGAAATACTACCTTGCTGTTGTATACCAGTGACCAATATTAGTGTGGAAATTGATGAATAA
- a CDS encoding septation protein A, producing the protein MHALFEYIPLVIFFVVNKFADIYWATGSLIITSALQILYYFIKKEKVPTRNWIFFGLIAVFGGLTIFLHDDVFIKWKVTIINEFFAIALLVSYYIFKKNIIKQFLSESINLPDPVWTKLNLVWALFFALCGVLNWYVAFNFELETWVNFKVFGLTGLMFAFSIITILSLHKYMRDDSEDITNAIEDSIEINSNVISKPQHNKDNDKI; encoded by the coding sequence ATGCATGCACTTTTTGAATACATTCCATTAGTTATCTTTTTTGTTGTAAATAAATTTGCCGATATTTATTGGGCTACTGGCTCACTCATCATTACCTCCGCTTTACAAATTCTTTACTACTTTATAAAAAAAGAAAAAGTACCAACGCGAAATTGGATATTTTTTGGTTTAATCGCTGTTTTTGGTGGCTTAACTATCTTTTTACATGATGATGTTTTTATTAAATGGAAAGTCACTATCATCAATGAATTTTTTGCTATTGCCCTACTCGTTAGTTATTACATTTTCAAAAAGAATATTATTAAACAATTTTTATCTGAGTCGATAAACCTTCCAGATCCAGTGTGGACTAAGCTAAATTTAGTTTGGGCGCTATTCTTTGCGTTATGTGGCGTACTTAATTGGTATGTTGCTTTTAATTTTGAATTAGAAACTTGGGTAAACTTTAAAGTATTTGGCTTAACAGGACTTATGTTTGCTTTCTCTATTATTACAATATTGTCCTTGCATAAATATATGCGTGATGACAGCGAAGATATAACGAATGCAATTGAAGATAGCATTGAAATAAATTCAAATGTAATAAGTAAACCTCAACATAACAAAGACAATGACAAAATATAG